A genome region from Hevea brasiliensis isolate MT/VB/25A 57/8 chromosome 9, ASM3005281v1, whole genome shotgun sequence includes the following:
- the LOC110635940 gene encoding probable WRKY transcription factor 46: MDCEQKTLITELTQGKELAELLRNNLNSISSLDTRQFLVEQILSSYEKALFLLNWGGCAVEIKPTISTLESPNYYANSSPKSDVSDQDCKDQCQKDVYKKRKTEPRWTEQVKVCSGTGLEGPLEDGYNWRKYGQKDILGANFPRGYYRCTHRHSQGCLATKQVQKSDQDPTIFEVTYRGRHTCLQASRLAVALSPASLKNDKSKQDKDSCQVEQPEQKPKPLKELSFNFREEVKSQDSNNVEDIFPLFSFPDAYIGNGNEENDIFKESMMENDFLSSLSSAFISPATSDSSCFAMTPCHMNSLGIDHNVRTPESNLAPTSATNSPNGYWDISLDNVDFDTNFPLDNPELCT; the protein is encoded by the exons ATGGATTGCGAGCAAAAGACTCTCATCACTGAGCTGACCCAAGGGAAAGAGCTAGCAGAACTGCTAAGAAATAATCTTAACTCTATTTCGTCGCTTGATACGCGTCAATTCCTTGTTGAGCAGATACTTTCCTCCTATGAAAAAGCACTTTTCCTGCTAAATTGGGGTGGTTGTGCGGTTGAAATTAAGCCCACAATTAGTACATTGGAATCACCAAACTACTATGCCAACAGCAGCCCTAAGAGTGATGTCTCAGATCAAGATTGCAAGGATCAATGTCAAAAAGATGTTTACAAGAAGAG AAAGACAGAACCCAGATGGACCGAGCAAGTGAAGGTCTGTTCAGGGACGGGTCTGGAAGGGCCACTTGAAGATGGTTATAACTGGAGAAAATATGGCCAGAAAGATATTCTCGGGGCTAATTTTCCAAG AGGATATTACAGATGCACTCACCGTCACTCACAAGGTTGTTTGGCTACAAAACAAGTTCAGAAATCAGATCAGGACCCTACAATTTTTGAAGTGACCTATAGAGGAAGACATACATGTTTACAAGCCTCTCGTTTAGCAGTAGCCTTATCACCAGCATCCCTGAAAAATGACAAATCGAAACAAGACAAGGATAGTTGTCAAGTAGAACAACCTGAACAGAAGCCAAAGCCATTGAAGGAGTTGTCTTTCAACTTTAGAGAAGAAGTTAAAAGCCAGGACTCGAACAATGTGGAGGACATATTTCCATTATTTTCCTTTCCAGATGCTTACATAGGGAATGGAAATGAGGAAAATGATATTTTCAAGGAGTCCATGATGGAAAACGATTTCTTGAGTAGTCTTTCTTCTGCATTTATATCTCCGGCTACATCTGACTCTAGCTGTTTCGCTATGACACCATGCCACATGAACAGTTTAGGAATAGACCACAATGTGAGAACCCCGGAATCTAATTTAGCCCCAACTTCGGCTACCAATTCGCCAAATGGCTATTGGGACATCTCATTAGATAATGTGGATTTTGATACCAATTTCCCTCTGGATAACCCAGAATTATGTACTTAA
- the LOC110635935 gene encoding probable serine/threonine-protein kinase At1g01540 codes for MSIYDAAFVNTELSKPTSIFGLRLWVVIGILLGSLIVLALFLLSLCLTSRRRNRQMLKHADTTPPISKEIQEIVHFPAQDHHHPVQVPEIQVEIGKIEHRVVFSDRASSGESRGTASGCETASFGSGSVGPEVSHLGWGRWYTLRELEAATNGLCEENVIGEGGYGIVYRGVLGDGTKVAVKNLLNNRGQAEKEFKVEVEVIGRVRHKNLVRLLGYCVEGAYRMLVYEYVDNGNLDQWLHGDVGEVSPLTWDIRMNIILGTAKGLAYLHEGLEPKVVHRDVKSSNILLDRQWNAKVSDFGLAKLICSERSYVTTRVMGTFGYVAPEYACTGMLNEKSDVYSFGILIMELISGRSPVDYSRPQGEVNLVDWLKAMVGNRKSEEVVDPKLPEMPASKALKRVLLVALRCVDPDATKRPKMGHVIHMLEADDLLFSDERRIGRESSHSHRCEQENHAVAKLGDKRLG; via the exons ATGTCGATATACGACGCCGCGTTTGTGAACACAGAGCTATCGAAGCCGACCTCAATCTTTGGCCTTCGCCTCTGGGTGGTTATTGGAATCTTGCTTGGATCTCTCATAGTCCTGGCTCTCTTCCTTCTCTCCCTCTGCCTAACCTCTCGCCGCAGGAATCGCCAAATGTTAAAGCATGCTGATACTACCCCTCCCATTTCCAAGGAAATACAGGAAATCGTGCATTTTCCGGCACAGGATCACCACCACCCCGTTCAAGTTCCAGAGATTCAAGTAGAGATCGGTAAGATCGAGCATCGTGTGGTGTTCTCAGACCGAGCCTCGAGTGGGGAGAGTAGAGGGACTGCAAGTGGCTGTGAGACGGCGTCGTTTGGCAGCGGGAGTGTGGGTCCTGAGGTCTCGCATCTAGGGTGGGGCCGCTGGTATACTTTGAGGGAGCTGGAAGCTGCAACGAATGGGCTTTGTGAAGAGAATGTTATTGGCGAAGGTGGATACGGGATTGTGTACCGTGGGGTTCTGGGTGATGGTACTAAAGTTGCTGTCAAGAACTTGTTGAATAACAG GGGTCAAGCTGAGAAGGAATTCAAAGTGGAGGTGGAAGTAATTGGACGAGTAAGGCACAAGAATCTTGTTAGGTTGCTTGGATACTGTGTTGAGGGTGCATATAG GATGCTCGTGTACGAGTATGTTGACAATGGTAATCTGGACCAATGGCTCCACGGTGATGTCGGAGAAGTCAGTCCCCTAACATGGGATATTCGTATGAACATTATATTGGGAACAGCAAAGGG ACTGGCCTACCTTCACGAGGGTCTTGAACCAAAGGTCGTCCACCGCGACGTAAAATCCAGCAATATACTACTTGATCGCCAGTGGAATGCTAAGGTTTCTGATTTTGGACTTGCTAAGCTCATATGCTCTGAGAGGAGTTATGTAACAACACGAGTGATGGGAACATTCGG TTATGTTGCACCAGAATATGCTTGCACCGGAATGCTGAATGAGAAGAGTGATGTATATAGCTTTGGCATACTTATAATGGAGTTAATTTCTGGGAGAAGCCCAGTTGATTATAGTCGACCACAAGGAGAG GTGAATTTGGTGGATTGGTTAAAAGCCATGGTCGGAAACCGAAAATCTGAAGAAGTAGTTGATCCTAAGTTGCCTGAGATGCCTGCTTCCAAAGCTCTAAAACGTGTTCTCCTGGTTGCTCTTAGATGTGTTGATCCTGATGCAACAAAGAGGCCCAAAATGGGGCATGTGATCCACATGCTTGAGGCAGATGACTTATTATTTAGTGAT